From bacterium, one genomic window encodes:
- a CDS encoding mandelate racemase/muconate lactonizing enzyme family protein: MRIVDLETFVVANPRPDLGGPYFVFVKLTTDDGIVGYGEHYGATFRPPVVEVMLEDLAGALLIGRDPFLIERFCRSAYGRGFTARPDVTLGGAISALEMACWDIIGKAVDKPVHALLGGRVRDAVRSYTYIYDEPGVEGDAVYRDPELAARRAAAYVEKGFTALKFDPAGPYSSMGGYQPLLERIELSARFCSAIREAVGTDADILFGTHGQFTPAGAIRLAARLEPYDPLWFEEPVPPDDVEGMAMVRRHTSIPIAAGERLTGKAEFARLLAASAVDIVQPDLGRCGGLLEGKKIAAIAEVHGAQIAPHCYCGPIVAAANLQLAACSPNFLILEAIEDWGGFHAELLKTPLRFENGCTVVPTAPGLGVELDEEVLAANRYEGDDLHIEMVDDPVDHNDPRW, encoded by the coding sequence ATGAGGATCGTAGACCTAGAGACCTTCGTGGTGGCCAACCCGAGACCGGATCTCGGCGGCCCCTACTTTGTCTTCGTGAAGCTCACCACCGATGACGGGATCGTCGGGTATGGCGAGCACTACGGGGCCACCTTCCGACCGCCGGTCGTGGAGGTCATGCTGGAGGACCTGGCCGGGGCGTTGCTGATCGGCCGGGACCCGTTCCTGATCGAGCGTTTCTGCCGGAGCGCCTACGGGCGGGGGTTCACTGCTAGACCCGACGTGACCCTGGGCGGCGCCATCAGCGCCCTGGAGATGGCCTGCTGGGATATCATCGGCAAGGCCGTGGACAAGCCAGTCCACGCGTTGCTCGGCGGCCGGGTGAGGGATGCGGTGCGTTCCTACACGTACATCTACGACGAACCGGGTGTCGAGGGCGATGCCGTGTACCGGGATCCCGAGTTGGCGGCCCGCCGGGCGGCCGCATACGTGGAGAAGGGCTTCACTGCTCTCAAGTTCGACCCGGCCGGTCCCTACTCCTCCATGGGCGGGTACCAGCCCCTCCTGGAGCGGATCGAGCTCTCGGCGCGGTTCTGCTCGGCCATCCGCGAGGCGGTGGGGACGGATGCCGACATCCTGTTCGGCACCCATGGGCAGTTCACGCCCGCCGGCGCGATCCGGCTGGCAGCCCGGCTGGAGCCCTACGATCCGCTGTGGTTCGAGGAGCCGGTCCCGCCCGACGATGTCGAGGGTATGGCCATGGTCCGCCGGCACACCTCGATACCCATAGCCGCCGGGGAGCGGCTCACCGGCAAGGCGGAGTTCGCCCGTCTCCTGGCGGCGTCGGCGGTTGACATCGTCCAGCCCGATCTGGGGCGGTGCGGCGGCCTCCTGGAAGGCAAGAAGATCGCCGCCATAGCGGAGGTCCATGGCGCCCAGATCGCGCCCCATTGCTACTGCGGACCGATCGTGGCCGCGGCCAACCTGCAGCTGGCCGCCTGCTCTCCCAACTTCCTGATCCTGGAGGCGATCGAGGACTGGGGCGGGTTCCACGCCGAGCTTCTCAAGACCCCGCTTCGGTTCGAGAACGGATGCACCGTCGTTCCGACCGCCCCCGGCTTGGGAGTGGAGCTCGACGAGGAGGTCCTGGCCGCCAATCGTTACGAGGGCGACGATCTCCATATCGAGATGGTCGACGACCCGGTCGACCACAACGATCCCCGCTGGTGA
- a CDS encoding alcohol dehydrogenase catalytic domain-containing protein — MSIEDVWLADPAPGEVGVRVAATAICGSDLAYVDGHWESPSPAVLGHEAAGMVDRLGPGVTDLAVGDRVVVTLIRSCGSCRRCLAGAPVGCSGRFALDECGPLRDARGSEIRQGLGVAAFADAVTVHRSQVVRVGPEIALDAAALLSCGVLTGVGAVRNTARVTPGSFVVVLGAGGVGLNVVQGARLAGAAEVIAVDPDPRRLAATVRLGASTAVAVRDDVGGEVRAATKGEMADYVFVATAAVSAIETGLDLLARMGTLVLLGMPPSGARVSLDPVAVASTGQRILGSKMGSARPDRDIPALAALYREGRLELDGLITARYALAEIGEALGSARIGDALRNVIITDESLIA; from the coding sequence TTGAGTATCGAGGATGTGTGGCTGGCCGATCCGGCGCCGGGCGAGGTCGGCGTCCGGGTAGCGGCTACAGCGATCTGCGGCAGCGACCTCGCCTACGTGGATGGCCATTGGGAGTCTCCGAGTCCTGCGGTCCTGGGTCATGAGGCGGCGGGGATGGTCGATCGGCTCGGCCCGGGCGTGACGGATCTGGCGGTGGGCGACCGGGTGGTCGTGACGCTGATCAGGAGTTGCGGATCGTGCCGTCGCTGCTTGGCGGGGGCTCCGGTGGGCTGCTCGGGACGGTTCGCGCTGGACGAGTGCGGTCCGCTGCGCGACGCGCGCGGGTCGGAGATCCGGCAGGGTCTGGGGGTGGCGGCGTTCGCCGACGCGGTGACCGTCCACCGATCCCAGGTTGTCCGGGTGGGCCCGGAGATCGCCCTGGACGCGGCGGCGCTGCTGTCGTGCGGCGTGCTGACGGGCGTGGGGGCGGTCCGCAACACCGCCCGGGTCACTCCGGGATCCTTCGTGGTGGTGCTCGGAGCCGGCGGCGTGGGGCTCAACGTGGTGCAGGGCGCCCGGCTGGCCGGAGCGGCGGAGGTGATCGCCGTCGACCCGGATCCGCGCCGGCTGGCTGCGACCGTCCGGCTCGGCGCAAGCACCGCGGTCGCGGTCAGGGACGATGTGGGGGGTGAGGTCCGGGCCGCGACAAAGGGCGAGATGGCGGACTACGTGTTCGTGGCCACGGCGGCGGTATCCGCGATCGAGACGGGACTCGACCTGCTGGCGAGGATGGGGACACTGGTGCTGTTGGGTATGCCGCCGAGCGGGGCGAGGGTTAGCCTGGACCCGGTTGCGGTGGCGAGCACAGGCCAGCGGATACTCGGCTCGAAGATGGGTTCTGCCCGGCCGGACCGGGATATTCCTGCCCTGGCCGCCCTCTACAGGGAGGGTCGCCTGGAACTGGACGGCCTCATCACCGCCCGCTACGCGCTCGCCGAGATCGGGGAGGCCCTGGGGTCGGCTCGCATCGGTGACGCCCTGCGCAACGTGATCATCACCGACGAGAGCTTGATCGCATGA
- a CDS encoding amidohydrolase family protein encodes MVTVDCHLHLTDSAEQAPIWWMEELYRPYGGGYIWTDGEAIVGILDRAGVDVGMVQGSDIRRTTYHPDFPDQRHVFVPNDYTAEQVALFPDRLIGVANIDPLRDVRAGVIEQRRCVDEYGFKSSKFLPTYQNYYIDDPALAPMLESCLELDIVAHVNTGYSPTITAALRYGHPERLDRVGIRYRDLRVLVYINFPYVDEGIAVVARHPNFHADIAYFMGAGPGPLFDALDKLRGLGALGRVLYGSDNNDKDRTGGGQQIGTQLLGELNEVADRTGREPFTTADIDGIVSGNAQRLYKLD; translated from the coding sequence ATGGTGACGGTGGACTGCCACCTCCATCTGACCGACTCCGCGGAGCAGGCGCCGATCTGGTGGATGGAGGAGCTCTACCGCCCCTACGGCGGCGGGTACATCTGGACGGACGGGGAGGCGATCGTCGGCATCCTCGACCGGGCCGGGGTAGACGTGGGGATGGTGCAGGGCTCCGACATCCGCCGCACCACCTACCACCCCGACTTCCCTGACCAGCGCCACGTGTTCGTGCCCAACGACTACACGGCGGAACAGGTGGCCCTCTTCCCCGACCGGCTGATCGGCGTGGCCAACATCGATCCGCTGCGGGACGTGCGGGCCGGGGTCATCGAGCAACGGCGCTGCGTGGACGAATACGGTTTCAAGTCCTCGAAGTTCCTGCCCACCTACCAGAACTACTACATCGACGATCCCGCCTTGGCGCCCATGCTGGAGAGCTGCCTCGAGCTCGACATCGTCGCCCACGTGAACACCGGTTACTCGCCGACCATCACCGCCGCGCTCCGGTACGGCCACCCCGAACGGCTGGACCGGGTCGGTATCCGCTACCGCGACCTCCGCGTGCTGGTCTACATCAACTTCCCCTACGTGGACGAGGGCATCGCGGTGGTGGCCCGCCACCCCAACTTCCACGCCGACATCGCCTACTTCATGGGGGCTGGGCCGGGGCCACTGTTCGACGCTCTCGACAAACTCCGCGGTCTGGGCGCCCTGGGCCGGGTTCTGTACGGCTCGGACAACAACGACAAGGACCGGACCGGCGGAGGTCAGCAGATCGGGACCCAGCTCCTAGGCGAGCTGAACGAGGTGGCCGATCGCACCGGCCGGGAGCCGTTCACCACCGCGGACATCGACGGCATCGTGAGCGGGAACGCCCAGCGCCTGTACAAGCTGGACTGA
- a CDS encoding amidohydrolase family protein — protein MPTVDVLLYLTETARHAPVWWMEELYRPYGGEYVWTDGAALVDLLDRAGIDVGLAHGSDLRRTTFHPDHPDRHEVHVPNDYTAAQCAAHPGRLYGVACVDALRDVRAATEEIERCVTEFGFRMMKLLPTYHHHDPADPRLAPVYEKCLELDLPIHTHTGFTPIINAPMPHARPVLLDELGIRYRELKVVVYLAFPYVDEGIAVVARHPNFYADLSYYAGGDPRDLYRVLNKLRSLGALDRAVYGSDNNDKQKSGPGGVASDIFRAVNRVAAEVGGPAVTEEEMEAIMGGTASRLLKIPDRAAGTGGTAAN, from the coding sequence ATGCCTACCGTCGACGTGCTGCTCTACCTCACCGAGACGGCCCGCCACGCTCCCGTCTGGTGGATGGAGGAGCTGTACCGTCCCTACGGCGGGGAGTACGTCTGGACCGACGGGGCGGCCCTGGTGGACCTCCTGGACCGGGCCGGAATCGATGTCGGCCTGGCGCACGGATCGGACCTGCGCCGCACCACGTTCCATCCGGACCACCCGGACCGTCACGAGGTCCACGTGCCCAACGACTACACCGCGGCCCAGTGCGCCGCGCATCCGGGACGCCTGTACGGCGTGGCGTGCGTGGACGCGCTCCGCGACGTGCGGGCGGCCACCGAGGAGATCGAACGGTGCGTCACCGAGTTCGGGTTCCGCATGATGAAGCTCCTGCCTACGTACCACCATCATGATCCCGCCGACCCGAGACTTGCGCCCGTCTACGAGAAGTGTCTCGAGCTGGACCTCCCGATCCACACCCACACCGGATTCACACCGATCATCAACGCTCCCATGCCCCACGCCCGTCCGGTCCTCCTCGACGAGCTCGGGATCCGCTACCGGGAGCTCAAGGTGGTCGTCTACCTGGCCTTTCCCTATGTGGACGAGGGCATCGCCGTGGTGGCCCGGCACCCGAACTTCTATGCCGACCTGTCCTACTACGCGGGGGGCGATCCCCGCGATCTGTACCGGGTGCTGAACAAGCTCAGGAGCCTCGGCGCGCTGGACCGGGCGGTCTACGGGTCCGACAACAACGACAAGCAGAAGTCCGGCCCCGGCGGGGTGGCCTCCGACATCTTCCGCGCGGTCAACCGGGTGGCCGCCGAGGTCGGCGGTCCCGCGGTGACGGAGGAGGAGATGGAAGCCATCATGGGCGGCACGGCCTCCCGACTCCTCAAGATCCCGGACCGCGCAGCCGGCACCGGCGGAACGGCCGCCAACTAG
- a CDS encoding amidohydrolase, which produces MNETSRDCDLLLTGGSVVTVDDERRVIEPGSVAVSGNRIVAVGPDEDLAGYRAGRTIDCSGHAVLPGLIDTHDHLFQGLARGLGEGMPLWTWLTDFMWPFSISINLEEGRIGAKLGAVEALKAGTTTVIDNHYAPSDLDTTLAVAGAIHEVGLRGAVARGIVGEATDIARRFNLAGELFSYSNDEEIEITTAAMEQYPAGERVQVWPAPLNIIYNDQDLVRRSVALAREAGVGWHTHCSERLEDPPTYLEEYGIRPVEWLYQEGLLGPEATIAHGIYLDDAEIDHVGETGTGIAYCPISHQYIALGVMRLRDLRASGAPIGLGTDGPCCNHRQDMFEVMKQAILLQRVHTLEPTISNGEEALEMATREGARYANIEAGELAPGKLADIIVVNMKSPHLTPWHRTVSAITYCVRGSDVVHSIIDGNLALENGRCTMVDEEEVMREAQARAEDLIDRAGLHGLLTPWRR; this is translated from the coding sequence ATGAACGAGACAAGCCGAGATTGCGACCTCCTCCTGACGGGAGGGTCGGTGGTGACCGTGGACGACGAGCGCCGGGTGATCGAGCCCGGGTCGGTGGCGGTGTCGGGCAATCGGATCGTGGCGGTAGGCCCGGACGAGGACCTGGCCGGGTACCGGGCGGGACGTACCATCGATTGCTCCGGGCATGCCGTCCTGCCGGGGTTGATCGACACCCACGACCACCTGTTCCAGGGTCTGGCCCGCGGGCTGGGCGAGGGGATGCCGCTGTGGACCTGGCTGACCGACTTCATGTGGCCGTTCTCGATCTCCATCAACCTGGAGGAGGGCCGGATTGGAGCCAAGCTGGGAGCGGTGGAAGCCCTCAAGGCCGGTACCACCACGGTGATCGACAACCACTACGCGCCGTCCGATCTCGACACCACCCTGGCCGTGGCCGGCGCCATCCACGAGGTGGGGCTGCGGGGGGCCGTGGCCCGCGGCATCGTAGGCGAGGCGACCGACATAGCCCGCCGATTCAACCTGGCGGGCGAGCTGTTCTCCTACTCCAATGACGAGGAGATCGAGATCACCACCGCCGCGATGGAGCAGTACCCGGCCGGTGAGCGGGTGCAGGTCTGGCCGGCTCCCCTCAACATCATCTACAACGACCAGGACCTGGTACGGCGGAGCGTGGCCCTGGCTCGAGAGGCCGGAGTCGGCTGGCATACGCACTGCTCGGAACGCCTGGAGGACCCACCCACCTACCTGGAGGAATACGGTATCCGCCCGGTCGAGTGGCTCTACCAGGAGGGCCTGCTCGGACCGGAGGCGACCATCGCCCACGGGATCTACCTCGACGACGCCGAGATCGACCATGTGGGCGAGACCGGCACGGGCATCGCCTACTGTCCGATCTCCCACCAGTACATCGCCCTCGGGGTGATGCGGCTCAGGGACCTGCGAGCCTCAGGCGCGCCGATCGGTCTCGGCACCGACGGTCCGTGCTGCAACCATCGCCAGGACATGTTCGAGGTGATGAAGCAGGCCATCCTCCTCCAGCGGGTCCACACCCTGGAGCCGACCATCAGCAACGGGGAGGAGGCCCTGGAGATGGCCACGAGGGAGGGTGCCCGTTACGCCAACATCGAGGCGGGTGAGCTGGCACCCGGAAAGCTGGCAGACATCATCGTCGTGAACATGAAGAGCCCCCACCTGACCCCCTGGCACCGGACCGTCTCCGCCATCACCTACTGCGTCCGGGGATCGGACGTGGTCCATTCCATCATCGACGGCAACCTGGCGCTCGAGAACGGGCGCTGCACCATGGTCGACGAGGAAGAGGTCATGCGCGAGGCGCAGGCGCGCGCCGAGGACCTGATCGACCGGGCGGGGCTGCATGGACTGCTCACACCGTGGAGGCGTTAG
- the grdA gene encoding glycine/sarcosine/betaine reductase complex selenoprotein A translates to MDLTGRRVVAIGEREGVTGPSLKLLAESAGADVVFSVTQCFVUTAGGAMDLEDQANVNRLAETSGTDGMVVLLGQPDANSAGLFAETVTRGDPTWAGPLAGVPLGLPVYHVLEPEIKEQMDGDLYDEHVGLMELSADVDEIIKWVAVYRD, encoded by the coding sequence ATGGATCTGACAGGTAGGAGGGTGGTGGCCATCGGTGAGCGGGAAGGCGTCACCGGGCCCAGCCTCAAGCTCCTGGCCGAGTCGGCCGGCGCCGACGTGGTGTTCAGCGTCACCCAGTGCTTCGTCTGAACGGCTGGGGGCGCGATGGACCTGGAGGACCAGGCGAACGTGAATCGCCTGGCCGAGACCTCCGGCACCGACGGCATGGTCGTGTTGCTGGGGCAACCGGACGCCAACAGCGCCGGTCTCTTCGCGGAGACGGTGACCAGGGGCGATCCGACCTGGGCAGGTCCGTTGGCCGGAGTCCCGTTGGGACTTCCCGTATATCACGTATTGGAGCCGGAGATAAAGGAGCAGATGGACGGCGATCTCTACGATGAGCACGTTGGTCTGATGGAACTCTCCGCCGACGTGGACGAGATCATCAAGTGGGTCGCTGTCTACAGAGACTGA
- a CDS encoding clan AA aspartic protease produces the protein MGEIVVDIELENAVDVDLVRQGHLQEAEVRRATVGAVVDTGALMLALPEDVVARLGVAIVDRGTVSYADGRRGELPIAGPLTVRIGDRWAFARCVVVPPDVDALVGQLVLEELDLVADCRNQTLGPRPEAPDFPVFRM, from the coding sequence ATGGGCGAGATTGTGGTCGACATCGAACTGGAGAACGCGGTGGATGTCGACCTCGTCAGGCAGGGACACCTGCAGGAGGCCGAGGTCCGCCGGGCGACGGTAGGGGCGGTCGTGGATACGGGTGCGCTGATGCTGGCGCTCCCCGAGGATGTTGTGGCGCGTCTGGGAGTGGCGATCGTGGACAGGGGAACCGTCTCCTATGCGGACGGTCGCCGGGGCGAGCTGCCGATCGCTGGCCCCCTGACCGTGCGCATTGGTGACCGCTGGGCCTTCGCCCGATGCGTCGTAGTACCACCGGACGTCGACGCGTTGGTGGGCCAACTCGTGCTGGAGGAGCTGGATCTGGTGGCCGACTGCCGGAACCAAACACTGGGCCCCCGGCCCGAGGCGCCGGACTTCCCCGTTTTCAGGATGTAG